From a single Miscanthus floridulus cultivar M001 chromosome 8, ASM1932011v1, whole genome shotgun sequence genomic region:
- the LOC136473136 gene encoding histone H2B.2-like — protein sequence MAPKAEKKPAAKKPAEEEPAAAEKAPAGKKPKAEKRLPAGKSAGKEGGGEGKRGRKKGKKSVETYKIYIFKVLKQVHPDIGISSKAMSIMNSFINDIFEKLAAEAAKLARYNKKPTITSREIQTSVRLVLPGELAKHAVSEGTKAVTKFTSA from the coding sequence ATGGCGCCCAAGGCCGAGAAGAAGCCCGCGGCGAAGAAGCCGGCGGAGGAGGAGCCCGCGGCGGCCGAGAAGGCGCCCGCCGGGAAGAAGCCGAAGGCCGAGAAGCGGCTGCCCGCGGGCAAGTCCGCGGGCAAggagggcggcggcgagggcAAGCGGGGCCGGAAGAAGGGCAAGAAGAGCGTGGAGACGTACAAGATCTACATCTTCAAGGTGCTGAAGCAGGTGCACCCGGACATCGGCATCTCCTCCAAGGCCATGTCCATCATGAACTCCTTCATCAACGACATCTTCGAGAAGCTCGCCGCGGAGGCCGCCAAGCTCGCGCGGTACAACAAGAAGCCCACCATCACCTCCCGCGAGATCCAGACCTCCGTCCGCCTCGTCCTCCCCGGGGAGCTCGCCAAGCACGCCGTCTCCGAGGGCACCAAGGCTGTCACCAAGTTCACCTCGGCCTAG